From Halotia branconii CENA392, the proteins below share one genomic window:
- a CDS encoding cytochrome c oxidase subunit II: MKIPSTIWTLLIGIGLTLVSLWYGQNHGLLPTAASDEAVLVDNLFNTMMIVSTGIFLLVEGVLIYSAFKYRRRAGDNEDGPPVEGNVPLEILWTAIPTIIVIGISVYSFDVYNEMGGFNPHAVHEAPITQQSMTMPGAAIAATLNDTPPSTEPNLNQEKSDEAMQDPATAAVRNADQIPQKRNAPGVGIVAPTIGGSLDKAGQPPELLVNITGLQYAWIFTYPETGITTGELHVPVGREVKVNMTANDVIHAFWVPEFRLKQDVIPGRQSEIRFTPKIAGTYDLVCAELCGPYHGAMRSQVVVETQEAFDQWMQEQLVASKETLNQAVAMNPANQSPNEFLAPYIKDMGIKPEMLNHIHH, translated from the coding sequence GTGAAGATTCCAAGTACAATCTGGACATTACTCATTGGCATTGGGCTAACGCTAGTCAGCCTTTGGTACGGTCAAAATCACGGTCTGTTGCCGACAGCAGCATCGGATGAAGCCGTTTTAGTAGATAATCTGTTTAATACGATGATGATCGTTTCTACAGGTATATTCCTGTTGGTCGAAGGTGTTTTAATTTACTCTGCATTTAAATACCGTCGGCGCGCAGGTGATAATGAAGACGGCCCGCCAGTTGAGGGTAATGTGCCTTTAGAAATCCTCTGGACGGCGATCCCAACAATTATCGTGATCGGTATTTCTGTTTACAGCTTTGATGTATACAACGAAATGGGTGGCTTTAATCCTCATGCCGTCCATGAAGCTCCGATTACTCAGCAATCGATGACAATGCCAGGAGCAGCGATTGCCGCAACTTTAAACGATACCCCTCCTAGCACAGAACCCAACCTCAATCAAGAAAAATCTGATGAGGCCATGCAAGATCCAGCTACCGCAGCAGTCCGCAATGCCGATCAAATTCCTCAAAAACGGAATGCTCCTGGTGTAGGTATTGTGGCTCCGACTATTGGCGGCAGTCTTGACAAAGCAGGCCAACCACCAGAATTGCTAGTTAATATTACAGGTCTCCAATACGCCTGGATTTTCACTTATCCCGAAACTGGTATAACTACAGGTGAGTTACACGTTCCCGTTGGACGTGAGGTGAAAGTTAACATGACAGCTAACGATGTTATCCACGCCTTTTGGGTTCCAGAATTTCGCCTGAAACAGGATGTTATTCCTGGTAGACAGAGCGAAATTCGCTTCACGCCCAAAATAGCAGGTACTTATGACCTCGTTTGCGCTGAACTTTGTGGCCCCTACCACGGTGCAATGAGATCGCAAGTAGTAGTTGAAACCCAAGAGGCTTTTGATCAATGGATGCAAGAGCAGCTAGTAGCCAGCAAAGAAACACTAAATCAAGCTGTTGCGATGAATCCTGCTAATCAATCCCCAAATGAATTTCTTGCTCCCTACATTAAAGACATGGGAATTAAGCCAGAAATGCTTAATCATATTCACCATTAG
- the ctaD gene encoding cytochrome c oxidase subunit I, protein MTQTQLQETANIPAHIEEPGIRKWQDYFGFNTDHKVIGIQYLVTTFIFYCIGGVLADLVRTELRTPEVDFVTPEVYNSLFTLHATIMIFLWIVPAGAGFANYLIPLMIGAKDMAFPRLNAVAFWMIPPAGLLLIASLLVGDAPDAGWTSYPPLSLVTGQVGEGIWIISVLLLGTSSILGAINFLVTMLKMRTPGLGFFQLPLFCWAMFATSALTLVSTPVLAAGLILLAFDLIAGTTFFNPTGGGDPVVYQHMFWFYSHPAVYIMILPFFGAISEVIPVHSRKPIFGYKAIAYSSLAISFLGLIVWAHHMFTSGIPGWLRMFFMITTMIIAVPTGIKIFSWLATMWGGKIQLNSAMLFAMGFVGTFVIGGISGVMLAAVPFDIHVHDTYFVVAHLHYVLFGGSVLGIYAAIYHWFPKMTGRMLNEFWGKVHFALTIVGLNMTFLPMHKLGMMGMNRRIAQYDPKFTFLNEICTIGAYILAVSTFPFIINAIWSWLYGEKAGNNPWRALTLEWMTTSPPAIENFDKLPVLVTGPYDYGLEKANEGVPLSDPNPVLSGGPNSVLRAEPNPAVAANPEDRK, encoded by the coding sequence ATGACACAAACTCAGTTACAAGAAACCGCCAATATTCCTGCCCATATTGAAGAGCCAGGAATCAGAAAATGGCAAGATTACTTTGGCTTTAACACCGATCACAAGGTGATTGGGATTCAATACCTAGTCACTACGTTCATTTTTTACTGTATTGGTGGTGTATTAGCTGACTTAGTTCGCACAGAACTACGAACACCAGAAGTAGATTTTGTTACGCCTGAAGTTTATAACAGCTTATTTACGCTGCACGCCACAATCATGATTTTTTTGTGGATTGTGCCGGCTGGTGCGGGTTTTGCTAACTATTTGATCCCTTTAATGATTGGGGCAAAAGATATGGCGTTCCCGCGCTTGAATGCAGTTGCCTTTTGGATGATTCCACCTGCTGGATTGTTGTTGATTGCTAGTTTATTAGTAGGCGATGCACCGGATGCAGGTTGGACTTCCTACCCTCCCTTAAGCTTGGTAACAGGTCAAGTGGGTGAGGGAATTTGGATTATCAGCGTTTTGTTGCTAGGGACATCATCAATTTTGGGAGCAATCAATTTCCTGGTGACAATGCTGAAAATGCGTACCCCAGGATTAGGTTTCTTTCAACTGCCATTATTTTGTTGGGCAATGTTTGCCACCTCAGCTTTAACTCTGGTATCAACGCCAGTGTTAGCAGCAGGTCTAATTTTGCTAGCTTTTGACTTGATTGCTGGCACAACATTTTTTAATCCAACAGGCGGTGGTGATCCGGTAGTTTACCAGCACATGTTCTGGTTTTACTCTCACCCAGCGGTTTATATTATGATTTTGCCTTTCTTTGGGGCAATTTCAGAAGTGATCCCCGTGCATTCTCGCAAGCCAATTTTTGGCTATAAAGCGATCGCCTATTCATCTTTGGCAATTAGCTTTTTGGGGCTAATTGTTTGGGCGCACCACATGTTTACCAGCGGTATTCCTGGTTGGTTGCGGATGTTTTTTATGATCACCACCATGATCATTGCCGTACCTACAGGAATTAAAATTTTCAGTTGGTTGGCAACTATGTGGGGTGGAAAAATCCAACTCAACAGTGCCATGCTTTTCGCTATGGGCTTTGTGGGTACATTCGTGATTGGCGGCATTAGTGGCGTGATGTTGGCGGCTGTACCGTTTGATATCCACGTTCATGATACTTATTTTGTCGTGGCACACTTGCACTATGTCCTATTTGGTGGTAGTGTTCTTGGCATTTATGCAGCGATTTACCACTGGTTCCCGAAAATGACGGGACGAATGCTCAACGAATTTTGGGGTAAGGTTCACTTTGCTTTGACAATTGTTGGTCTTAATATGACCTTCTTACCCATGCACAAGTTGGGAATGATGGGTATGAATCGCCGTATTGCCCAGTATGACCCTAAATTTACATTTCTCAACGAAATTTGCACTATAGGCGCTTATATCCTGGCAGTTTCGACATTTCCCTTTATTATCAATGCCATTTGGAGCTGGTTATACGGTGAAAAAGCTGGTAATAATCCCTGGAGAGCGCTTACCTTAGAGTGGATGACTACCTCACCTCCAGCGATCGAGAATTTTGACAAACTCCCAGTCTTAGTTACAGGCCCTTACGACTATGGCTTGGAAAAGGCTAATGAAGGTGTACCTTTATCTGATCCTAATCCAGTCTTATCTGGTGGTCCAAACTCAGTACTAAGAGCAGAACCCAATCCAGCGGTTGCTGCTAATCCTGAAGACCGTAAATAA
- a CDS encoding cytochrome c oxidase subunit 3 yields MQSQTIDPAQTELNHHHAAETAGHHEEHPDHRLFGLVVFLIAEGMIFIGLFGAYLAFRATLPAWPPAGTPELELLLPGVNTINLIASSFVMHNADTAIKKNDARGMRTWLAITAAMGAIFLVGQVYEYTHLEFGLTTNLFASAFYVLTGFHGLHVTIGVVAIVAVLWRSRVPGHYSNEKHFGIEAAEIYWHFVDVIWIILFGLLYLL; encoded by the coding sequence ATGCAAAGTCAAACAATTGATCCAGCTCAAACTGAACTGAATCATCACCATGCAGCAGAAACTGCTGGTCATCACGAAGAACATCCAGACCATCGTTTGTTTGGGTTAGTTGTCTTCTTGATTGCTGAAGGGATGATTTTTATCGGGTTGTTCGGAGCTTATTTAGCTTTCCGTGCTACCTTGCCTGCATGGCCTCCAGCAGGTACACCAGAGTTAGAATTATTGCTACCCGGAGTCAATACTATCAATCTAATTGCTAGTAGTTTTGTCATGCACAATGCCGACACTGCTATTAAAAAGAATGATGCGCGGGGTATGCGTACTTGGTTAGCAATTACGGCGGCGATGGGTGCTATTTTCTTGGTAGGTCAGGTGTATGAATATACCCATTTAGAATTTGGTCTGACTACCAATTTATTTGCTAGTGCATTTTACGTTTTGACTGGCTTCCACGGACTGCACGTTACTATCGGCGTTGTCGCAATTGTTGCTGTGCTGTGGCGATCGCGCGTTCCCGGTCATTACAGTAATGAAAAGCACTTCGGTATCGAAGCTGCTGAGATTTACTGGCACTTTGTTGATGTGATTTGGATTATTCTGTTCGGATTACTATATCTACTTTGA
- a CDS encoding AI-2E family transporter, whose protein sequence is MKLGQWIGLIALLLSLYILWQIKGVLLLMFAAIVLATTLNRLAQRFQRSGMKRGFGVLLAVAIFFAGVVGFFWLIVPSFVQQFQELTYRVPQGIQRFNSWLLHLKTLVPPQMIPYIPDINSLIQQAQPLINRVLGSSFAFVSTSLEVVLKTLLVLVLTGMLLANPLAYRKVFVRMFPSFYRRRVDGILDQCEVSLGGWITGAFIAMCVVGLMSVTGLSILSVKAALALGVLAGFLNLIPNLGPTLSVVPAMAIALLDAPWKCLAVLILYFIIQQAESNFITPIVMAHQVSLLPAVTLISQLFFVTFFGFLGLFLALPLTVVAKIWLQEVLIHDVLDQWGSHHPNETELVVVPESPPLDENWTAETPINNQERLTKDTSDQEN, encoded by the coding sequence GTGAAACTCGGTCAATGGATCGGCTTAATCGCTTTACTTTTGTCTTTATATATTTTGTGGCAAATCAAAGGAGTACTTTTATTGATGTTTGCCGCAATTGTATTGGCTACTACCTTAAATCGTTTAGCACAACGCTTTCAACGTTCAGGAATGAAGCGGGGATTTGGCGTTTTACTAGCAGTAGCGATCTTTTTTGCAGGTGTTGTGGGTTTTTTCTGGCTGATTGTGCCGTCTTTTGTGCAGCAGTTTCAGGAATTAACTTATCGAGTTCCCCAAGGTATACAACGCTTCAATAGTTGGCTACTTCACCTCAAAACTTTAGTTCCTCCCCAGATGATTCCTTATATACCTGATATCAACAGCCTGATTCAACAAGCACAGCCTTTAATAAATCGGGTATTAGGAAGTTCTTTCGCTTTTGTATCTACCTCTTTAGAAGTTGTACTTAAAACTTTGCTGGTGCTGGTTTTGACAGGTATGTTATTAGCTAATCCCTTAGCTTACCGCAAAGTATTTGTACGGATGTTTCCCTCGTTTTATCGGCGGCGGGTAGATGGGATTTTGGATCAATGTGAAGTTTCTTTGGGGGGATGGATTACAGGTGCTTTCATTGCCATGTGTGTCGTTGGGCTGATGAGTGTGACTGGCTTATCTATTTTGAGTGTCAAGGCGGCACTAGCTTTAGGAGTTTTGGCAGGATTTTTAAACTTAATTCCCAATTTGGGGCCAACATTAAGTGTAGTTCCAGCAATGGCGATCGCTTTATTAGATGCTCCCTGGAAATGTCTGGCTGTTTTGATTTTATATTTTATTATTCAGCAAGCTGAAAGCAATTTCATTACGCCCATTGTCATGGCGCATCAAGTCTCATTATTGCCAGCCGTGACATTAATTTCTCAACTATTTTTCGTTACCTTCTTTGGTTTTCTGGGATTATTTCTCGCCCTACCTCTAACCGTTGTCGCTAAAATTTGGCTGCAAGAAGTGCTGATTCACGACGTTTTAGATCAGTGGGGAAGTCATCATCCAAACGAAACTGAGTTAGTAGTTGTACCTGAATCTCCACCATTAGATGAGAATTGGACAGCAGAAACTCCAATAAATAATCAAGAACGATTAACTAAGGATACTTCGGATCAAGAAAATTAG
- a CDS encoding tetratricopeptide repeat protein, with the protein MSAESLEKATARYQTGRLAFESGQYREAVENLEKASALLARNSRLGGEVELWLVTAYEAAGRTEEAIALCQQLKRHPFAETNKQAKRLLYILQAPKLQRPSEWMTEIPDLGTLPDNESKVRVTVNPRKSSGQKTAEPEFVDLSQVNTRDNRFIWVALIAIGFTISYLIWSSF; encoded by the coding sequence GTGAGTGCAGAAAGTTTAGAAAAAGCTACAGCTAGATACCAAACTGGAAGACTTGCCTTTGAAAGTGGGCAATACAGAGAAGCTGTGGAAAATTTAGAAAAAGCAAGCGCCCTGTTGGCTCGTAATTCTCGCCTTGGGGGTGAAGTAGAACTTTGGCTGGTGACAGCTTATGAAGCAGCTGGGCGCACAGAAGAGGCGATCGCTCTTTGCCAACAACTTAAACGCCATCCCTTCGCAGAAACTAATAAACAGGCAAAGCGGTTGCTCTATATTTTACAAGCGCCAAAGCTGCAAAGACCAAGCGAATGGATGACCGAAATTCCAGATTTAGGTACACTGCCTGACAATGAATCTAAAGTTCGCGTCACTGTTAACCCTCGGAAATCTTCTGGTCAAAAAACGGCTGAACCAGAATTTGTTGACTTAAGTCAGGTCAATACCAGAGATAATCGCTTTATCTGGGTAGCGCTAATTGCCATTGGTTTTACAATTTCGTACTTGATTTGGTCAAGTTTTTGA
- a CDS encoding DUF3153 domain-containing protein, with product MNAFYFDKILTWLIRPLSFVMEKMVLITSPTNRNSLSQMPLKKRKAKIPKSILWLVLLTSLFLSGCVQYDVGVNFDNSNSGEMVQHIKLGERLTSFSGDYVYAWLNSIESRARDLEGKVRRVSKEDLIVTIPFTNGQELQTKFNKFFNSRVNQETEPVPSETDSELPRIESNLLLEQQNFLLLVKNRLIYDLDLRSLSIIASKGNVLSDTGSILDLDFSLKTPWGAKNIPIAENAIEPEKRGKRLVWQLRTGELNHIEVVFWLPSPLGIGSLLILLFVWGGFYLRYTFMPDPRIQFAPKVAVTE from the coding sequence ATGAATGCTTTTTATTTCGACAAGATTTTAACGTGGTTAATCAGACCATTGAGTTTTGTAATGGAAAAAATGGTATTGATCACATCACCGACTAATCGAAATTCGCTCTCCCAAATGCCGCTAAAAAAGAGAAAAGCCAAAATCCCCAAATCTATTTTGTGGCTGGTACTATTAACATCGCTGTTTCTGTCTGGTTGTGTTCAATATGATGTAGGCGTGAACTTTGACAACTCAAATAGCGGTGAAATGGTGCAGCATATTAAGTTGGGAGAACGGCTCACCAGTTTTAGCGGCGATTATGTATATGCTTGGTTAAACAGTATAGAAAGCCGCGCCCGCGACTTAGAAGGTAAAGTGCGGCGAGTTTCTAAAGAAGATTTGATTGTGACAATTCCCTTTACTAATGGTCAAGAGTTACAAACAAAGTTCAACAAATTTTTTAACTCTCGTGTCAATCAAGAAACTGAACCTGTACCAAGTGAAACTGATTCAGAATTACCAAGAATAGAATCTAACTTACTTTTAGAGCAGCAAAACTTTTTACTTTTAGTGAAGAACCGATTGATTTATGATTTAGACTTGCGATCGCTTTCAATAATTGCCAGCAAAGGTAACGTTTTATCTGATACTGGTTCTATTCTCGATTTGGATTTTAGCTTGAAGACTCCTTGGGGAGCTAAGAACATACCCATAGCTGAAAATGCGATTGAGCCAGAAAAAAGAGGCAAGCGGCTAGTCTGGCAGTTAAGAACTGGTGAACTCAACCACATAGAAGTAGTTTTCTGGCTTCCTAGCCCTCTTGGTATTGGTAGTTTATTGATTCTGCTGTTTGTTTGGGGAGGCTTTTATCTCAGATATACTTTCATGCCAGACCCCAGGATTCAGTTTGCTCCCAAAGTAGCAGTTACAGAGTAG
- the pdxH gene encoding pyridoxamine 5'-phosphate oxidase, producing the protein MEKTIADLRKDYTLEGLSETEIDPNPFIQFQKWFEQTLSAQLIEPNAMTLATATPDGKPSARMVLLKDFDQRGFVFFSNYNSRKGQELAENPQASLVFWWAELERQVRISGHVEKVSETESDKYFEIRPVKSRLGAWVSNQSEVIASREFLEQRMQEFQSKYENQEIPRPPHWGGLRVIPSEIEFWQGRSSRLHDRLLYTHLKDGSWKIERLSP; encoded by the coding sequence ATGGAAAAAACTATAGCCGATCTCCGAAAAGATTACACCTTAGAAGGTTTGAGTGAAACTGAAATTGATCCCAATCCATTTATCCAATTTCAAAAATGGTTTGAGCAGACATTATCTGCCCAACTTATTGAACCCAACGCGATGACTCTTGCCACTGCTACACCAGATGGTAAGCCTTCGGCAAGAATGGTGTTACTCAAAGATTTTGATCAACGGGGTTTTGTGTTTTTCTCTAACTACAATAGTCGCAAAGGACAAGAACTAGCAGAAAATCCCCAAGCATCTTTAGTATTTTGGTGGGCAGAACTAGAACGTCAAGTCAGGATTTCTGGACATGTAGAAAAAGTTTCGGAAACAGAATCAGATAAGTATTTTGAAATCCGTCCTGTCAAAAGTCGCTTGGGTGCGTGGGTATCTAATCAAAGTGAAGTAATTGCTAGCCGAGAATTTCTAGAGCAACGGATGCAAGAATTTCAGAGCAAATATGAAAATCAGGAGATTCCCCGCCCACCTCACTGGGGAGGCTTGCGAGTAATTCCATCAGAAATCGAGTTTTGGCAAGGACGTTCTAGTCGGTTACACGATCGCTTGCTTTATACTCACTTAAAAGATGGTAGTTGGAAAATCGAACGGTTGTCACCTTGA
- a CDS encoding AI-2E family transporter — MRRLASLQRLLIYGLSGPIIALNVWLLSVLFRYFQHPITILSVAAILAFLLNYPVKFFERARITRTQAVIIVLLITLTLLLILGITLVPMVIDQTIQLLNKIPDWLSISQANLERFEVFAKQRRLPVDLKVVSNQINANIQNLVQQIASGAVGFAGTLLSGLLNVVLVVVLAFYMLLYGDRVWSGLVNLLPSHIGVPLTVSLQLNFQNFFLSQLLLGLFMIVTLTPIFLSLKVPFALLFAILIGLSELIPFIGATLGIGLVTILVLLQNWWLAVPVAIAAILMQQIKDNLLAPKLFGDFIGLNPIWIFVAILMGFEIAGFLGTLVAVPIAGTIKGTFDAIKNGQTGDFVSVVTVAQDPPSDYDSN; from the coding sequence ATGCGCCGTTTGGCCTCCCTTCAACGTTTATTGATTTATGGTCTGAGCGGCCCGATTATTGCTCTTAACGTCTGGCTGCTGTCGGTGCTTTTTCGATATTTCCAGCATCCTATTACTATTTTGAGTGTTGCAGCGATTCTGGCTTTTTTACTAAATTATCCAGTTAAGTTCTTTGAACGCGCTCGAATCACTCGCACCCAAGCAGTTATTATCGTTTTGCTGATCACTTTGACTTTGTTGTTGATTCTGGGCATTACCTTAGTACCAATGGTAATTGACCAAACAATTCAACTTCTCAATAAAATTCCTGATTGGTTGAGTATCAGTCAAGCAAACCTAGAAAGATTTGAGGTATTTGCCAAGCAGCGACGCTTACCTGTTGATTTGAAAGTTGTGAGCAATCAAATCAATGCCAATATTCAAAATCTGGTGCAACAAATAGCTTCTGGGGCTGTGGGATTTGCCGGAACGTTGCTTTCAGGATTACTTAATGTGGTGCTAGTGGTTGTACTGGCATTTTACATGCTTTTATATGGCGATCGCGTCTGGTCTGGTCTGGTCAATCTCTTACCATCCCATATTGGAGTTCCTTTGACTGTATCCTTGCAGCTCAACTTCCAGAACTTTTTTCTGAGTCAGTTACTGCTAGGATTATTCATGATTGTAACGCTCACCCCAATTTTCTTATCTTTAAAAGTGCCCTTTGCCTTATTGTTTGCTATACTCATTGGACTCTCAGAACTAATTCCCTTTATTGGGGCAACTTTGGGCATTGGTTTAGTAACAATTTTAGTATTGCTGCAAAATTGGTGGTTGGCAGTTCCAGTGGCGATAGCGGCTATTCTCATGCAACAAATTAAAGATAATTTGTTAGCTCCCAAATTATTCGGCGATTTTATTGGACTTAACCCCATTTGGATTTTTGTAGCGATTTTGATGGGATTTGAGATTGCTGGATTTCTGGGTACACTTGTTGCTGTGCCGATTGCTGGTACTATCAAAGGCACTTTCGATGCTATTAAAAATGGTCAGACAGGTGACTTTGTATCAGTAGTCACGGTGGCTCAAGATCCACCCTCAGATTATGACAGCAATTAA
- a CDS encoding segregation/condensation protein A yields MDASELLETITLLIDQAERGEIDPWDVQVIEVIDRYLELMAPEATTRGYEADLSQSGQAFLSASMLVLFKANTLMQLSTVESLEDVADDALLESEDGALYQAQRLQLERHLRRRPSAMPPPKRRVTLQELVKQLQIMANQLKLAQKASKPVRSKRQPSVQSMRQALELAHQENLTEVAKELEQVLHISARELLLEQNCLNLEQLVHLWTQTKEPQHNESAHASEHSHLVSVFWALLLLSAQSKVELFQEEFYQEIKIRLLTDSTL; encoded by the coding sequence ATGGATGCTTCCGAGCTATTAGAAACAATAACACTCCTCATTGACCAAGCAGAGCGAGGGGAAATAGATCCTTGGGATGTCCAAGTAATTGAAGTAATTGACCGTTATTTAGAACTAATGGCCCCAGAGGCCACGACTAGAGGCTATGAAGCTGATTTATCTCAATCTGGACAGGCTTTTTTATCAGCATCCATGCTAGTGCTATTCAAGGCTAACACCTTGATGCAATTATCAACAGTAGAAAGTTTAGAAGATGTAGCAGATGATGCACTGCTAGAAAGTGAAGACGGAGCATTATATCAAGCCCAGCGTTTACAGTTAGAACGGCACTTGCGTCGCCGCCCATCTGCAATGCCACCACCCAAACGCCGCGTCACCCTGCAAGAGTTAGTCAAACAGTTGCAGATTATGGCGAATCAGCTGAAACTTGCACAAAAAGCCAGCAAGCCTGTTCGCTCCAAACGTCAGCCTAGTGTCCAAAGTATGCGGCAGGCGCTAGAATTAGCTCATCAGGAAAATCTGACGGAAGTAGCTAAAGAGTTAGAGCAAGTGCTGCATATCTCGGCAAGAGAACTACTTCTAGAACAGAATTGTTTAAATTTAGAACAACTTGTACATTTGTGGACTCAGACAAAGGAACCACAGCACAATGAATCCGCCCATGCCTCAGAACACAGCCACTTAGTTAGTGTATTTTGGGCGCTACTACTGCTTTCGGCTCAATCTAAGGTAGAGCTATTTCAAGAAGAATTTTACCAAGAAATAAAAATTCGTTTACTCACAGATTCAACTCTTTAG
- a CDS encoding NDP-sugar synthase — MKAMILAAGKGTRVRPITYTIPKPMIPILQKPVMEFLLELLRQHGFDQIMVNVSHLAEEIENYFRDGQRFGVQIAYSFEGKIDDDGKLVGEAIGSAGGMRRIQDFSPFFDDTFVVLCGDALIDLDLSAAVKWHKSKGSIATIITKSVPKEEVSSYGVVVTDEDSRIKAFQEKPSTEEALSTNINTGIYIFEPEVFKYIPSGVEYDIGGQLFPKLVEIGAPFHAIAMDFEWVDIGKVPDYWRAIRGVLLGEIKNVQIPGHEVAPGIYTGLNVAVNWDKVDITGPVYIGGMTRIEDGAKIVGPAMIGPNCWICSGATVDNSVIFEWSRLGPGIRLVDKLVFGRYCVDKTGSAIDVQAAALDWLITDARQTPPDDTPLERQAIEELLGTNAI; from the coding sequence ATGAAAGCGATGATTCTCGCAGCGGGTAAGGGTACACGCGTTCGTCCAATTACCTATACAATTCCCAAACCAATGATTCCCATCCTGCAAAAACCAGTGATGGAATTTCTCCTAGAACTTTTACGCCAACATGGATTTGACCAAATTATGGTCAACGTTAGTCATTTGGCTGAGGAAATAGAAAACTATTTCCGTGATGGTCAGCGGTTTGGTGTGCAGATTGCCTATTCTTTTGAAGGAAAAATTGATGACGACGGTAAACTAGTCGGGGAAGCAATCGGCTCTGCTGGAGGTATGCGCCGTATTCAAGACTTCTCACCATTTTTTGACGATACCTTTGTGGTATTGTGCGGTGATGCTTTGATTGACCTGGATTTATCCGCCGCAGTTAAATGGCACAAATCCAAAGGCTCAATTGCCACTATCATTACAAAATCTGTTCCCAAAGAAGAAGTTTCTAGCTATGGTGTAGTTGTTACTGATGAAGATAGTCGCATCAAAGCTTTCCAAGAAAAACCCTCAACAGAAGAAGCACTAAGTACCAACATCAACACAGGTATTTACATTTTTGAGCCAGAGGTATTTAAATATATACCTTCTGGAGTGGAATATGACATTGGTGGCCAGCTATTTCCCAAACTTGTAGAAATTGGTGCTCCCTTCCACGCTATTGCAATGGATTTTGAGTGGGTGGATATTGGTAAAGTACCAGACTATTGGCGAGCGATTCGTGGCGTGCTACTGGGTGAAATCAAAAACGTACAAATTCCAGGTCATGAAGTCGCCCCTGGGATTTACACTGGCTTAAATGTAGCCGTGAATTGGGACAAAGTAGATATCACAGGCCCAGTTTATATCGGTGGCATGACCAGGATTGAGGACGGAGCAAAAATCGTCGGCCCGGCGATGATTGGCCCTAATTGCTGGATATGCAGTGGCGCAACGGTAGATAATAGTGTGATTTTTGAATGGTCACGTTTAGGACCAGGAATACGGTTAGTTGACAAACTAGTATTTGGACGTTACTGCGTAGATAAAACTGGTTCAGCAATAGATGTCCAAGCTGCTGCTTTAGACTGGCTAATTACCGATGCTCGTCAGACACCACCAGACGATACGCCTCTTGAGCGACAAGCGATTGAGGAATTATTGGGAACAAACGCCATTTAG